One genomic window of Thermococcus indicus includes the following:
- a CDS encoding 50S ribosomal protein L32e produces MNEKARLLRIRARIKRKKPRFLRQEWWRYPKFRNDPKWRRPKGIDSKMRLKKKGKPRSPSIGWSSPKAVRGLHPSGYEEVLVHNVRELEAIDPTRQAARIARTVGARKREAIIARAKELGVKVLNP; encoded by the coding sequence ATGAACGAGAAGGCGAGACTCCTTAGGATAAGGGCCAGGATCAAGAGGAAGAAGCCCCGCTTCCTCCGCCAGGAGTGGTGGAGGTACCCGAAGTTCAGGAACGACCCCAAGTGGCGCAGGCCCAAGGGAATCGACAGCAAGATGAGGCTCAAGAAGAAGGGCAAGCCCCGCTCACCCAGCATAGGCTGGAGCTCCCCTAAGGCCGTTCGCGGTCTCCACCCGAGCGGCTACGAGGAGGTCCTCGTCCACAACGTCAGGGAGCTTGAGGCCATCGACCCGACCAGGCAGGCTGCAAGGATAGCGAGAACCGTTGGTGCCAGGAAGAGAGAGGCCATAATCGCCAGGGCCAAGGAGCTCGGCGTGAAGGTACTCAACCCGTGA
- a CDS encoding 50S ribosomal protein L19e gives MLKMQRRIAADLLKCGENRVWIDPERIDDVAAAITREDVRRLINDGVIKKKPVKGQSRARARAFQEARKKGRHRGPGSKKGKKTARMGKKERWMMTIRALRKELRKLKAEGKLDEHTYRRLYIRAKGGQFKNKRQLYLFMQEHDILKE, from the coding sequence ATGCTCAAGATGCAGAGAAGGATTGCCGCTGATTTGTTGAAGTGCGGTGAGAACAGGGTCTGGATCGACCCGGAGAGGATTGATGACGTCGCCGCCGCCATAACTAGGGAGGACGTGAGGAGGCTCATCAACGACGGCGTCATCAAGAAGAAGCCCGTTAAGGGCCAGAGCAGGGCCCGTGCCAGGGCTTTCCAGGAGGCCAGGAAGAAGGGCCGCCACAGGGGCCCGGGAAGCAAGAAGGGTAAGAAGACCGCCAGGATGGGCAAGAAGGAGCGCTGGATGATGACCATAAGGGCCCTCAGAAAGGAGCTCAGGAAGCTCAAGGCCGAGGGCAAGCTCGACGAGCACACCTACAGGAGGCTCTACATCCGCGCCAAGGGCGGCCAGTTCAAGAACAAGAGGCAGCTCTACCTGTTCATGCAGGAGCACGACATACTGAAGGAGTGA
- a CDS encoding 50S ribosomal protein L18, protein MAHGPRYRVPFRRRREGKTNYHKRLALLKSGKPRLVVRKTLNHHVAQIVLYDPKGDKTVVSAHTRELMRDFGWKGHGGNTPSAYLLGLLIGYKAKKAGIEEAILDIGLHPPTRGSSIFAVLKGAVDAGLDVPHSEEIYPEDYRINGEHIANYAKALKEEDEALYRKQFSGYLVKGLEPEKLPEHFEDVKAKIIEKFEGARE, encoded by the coding sequence ATGGCACACGGACCGAGGTATAGGGTTCCGTTCAGGAGAAGGAGAGAGGGTAAGACTAACTATCACAAGAGGCTCGCCCTCCTCAAGTCTGGAAAGCCCAGGCTTGTCGTGAGGAAGACCCTCAACCACCACGTCGCCCAGATAGTCCTCTACGACCCGAAGGGTGACAAGACTGTCGTTTCGGCTCACACCAGGGAGCTCATGAGGGACTTCGGCTGGAAGGGCCACGGCGGCAACACCCCGAGCGCCTACCTGCTCGGTCTCCTCATAGGCTACAAGGCCAAGAAGGCCGGCATCGAGGAGGCCATCCTTGACATAGGCCTCCACCCGCCGACCAGGGGTTCGAGCATATTCGCCGTCCTCAAGGGAGCCGTTGATGCGGGCCTGGACGTTCCGCACAGCGAGGAGATCTACCCCGAGGACTACAGGATAAACGGCGAGCACATAGCGAACTACGCCAAGGCCCTTAAGGAGGAGGACGAGGCCCTCTACAGGAAGCAGTTCAGCGGCTACCTCGTCAAGGGCCTCGAGCCCGAGAAGCTCCCCGAGCACTTTGAGGATGTTAAGGCTAAGATAATCGAGAAGTTTGAGGGGGCGAGAGAAT